One genomic window of Capricornis sumatraensis isolate serow.1 chromosome 15, serow.2, whole genome shotgun sequence includes the following:
- the DEFB124 gene encoding beta-defensin 124, with product MTQLLLLLVALLVLGHVPTGRNEFKRCWNGQGACRAYCTKYETYMHLCSDASLCCLPYGLKPVKTEKV from the exons ATGACACAGCTGCTTCTGCTTCTTGTGGCTCTCCTGGTCCTGGGTCATGTGCCGACAG GGAGAAATGAATTCAAACGGTGCTGGAACGGCCAGGGGGCCTGCCGGGCTTACTGCACGAAGTATGAAACCTACATGCACCTGTGCTCGGATGCCTCCTTGTGCTGTCTGCCTTATGGACTCAAGCCTGTCAAGACTGAAAAGGTCTAG
- the REM1 gene encoding GTP-binding protein REM 1, with amino-acid sequence MTLNTQQEAKTPLRRRASTPLPLSARGHQPGLLGTAPSTQSQHPRLGQSVSLNAPTRQPSPAPNGWSSESSDSESSWEALYRVVLLGDPGVGKTSLASLFAGKQERDLHEQLGEDVYERTLTVDGEDTTLLVMDTWEAEKLDETWSQESCLQVGSAYVIVYSIADRGSFESASELRIQLRRTHQADHVPIILVGNKADLARCREVSVEEGRACAVVFDCKFIETSATLQHNVAELFEGVVRQLRLRRRDCAAGEPPAPRRRASLGQRARRFLARLTARSARRRALKARSKSCHNLAVL; translated from the exons ATGACCCTAAATACTCAGCAAGAAGCAAAGACCCCCCTGCGTCGCCGAGCCAGCACTCCACTGCCCCTGTCCGCCCGGGGCCACCAGCCTGGCCTTCTGGGCACAGCACCTTCTACACAGTCCCAGCATCCCCGACTGGGCCAGTCAGTCTCCCTCAACGCCCCTACCCGGCAACCTTCACCTGCCCCCAACGGCTGGTCCTCTGAATCCAGCGACTCTGAAAGCTCTTGGGAGGCCCTCTATCGCGTGGTCCTGCTTGGAGATCCTGGTGTCGGGAAGACCAGTCTGGCCAGTCTCTTTGCAGGGAAGCAAGAGAGGGACCTCCACGAACAGCTGGGAG AAGATGTGTACGAGAGGACACTCACAGTGGATGGAGAGGACACCACGCTGCTGGTCATGGACACCTGGGAGGCTGAGAAGCTG GATGAAACCTGGAGCCAGGAGTCGTGCCTACAGGTGGGCAGTGCCTACGTCATCGTGTACTCCATCGCAGACAGGGGCAGCTTTGAGAGTGCCTCTGAGCTCCGCATCCAGCTGCGGCGCACACATCAGGCAGACCACGTGCCCATCATCCTGGTGGGCAACAAGGCAGATCTGGCACGCTGCCGAGAAGTCTCCGTGGAAG AGGGCCGCGCCTGCGCTGTGGTGTTCGACTGCAAGTTCATCGAGACATCAGCCACGCTGCAGCACAACGTAGCCGAGCTCTTCGAAGGCGTGGTGCGCCAACTGCGCTTGCGCCGCCGGGACTGCGCAGCCGGGGAGCCGCCCGCACCCAGACGAAGGGCGAGCCTAGGGCAGCGTGCTCGACGCTTCCTGGCTCGCTTGACAGCCCGTAGCGCACGCCGCCGGGCTCTCAAGGCCCGCTCCAAGTCCTGCCACAACCTGGCCGTGCTCTGA